The DNA sequence GGATTTTAGGCAGAAAAAAACATGTCATCGTGACTTCCTATGGCAAGAAGGTTCCTGTCGAGCGGATAGAAGCCTCCTTTAAGGCGCTGCCCTTTGTCAGGGAATGCCTGGTGGTGGGGGAGAATAAACCGTTCTGCAGCGCGGTGTTTTGGGTGGATGAGCAAAAAGAAGAACATAAAACCGAAATCGAGGAGGCTCTGGCGAGGATTAACTTGGAACTGGAGGGTCCCGCCCAGATTAAACGCTGCGTTGTGCTTGTAGGGGACATCGAGGCGGCGGGTTCAGCTGAGGCACTCAAACGCAAGCGCCAAGACCTGCTCAGTGTCGCCGAAGAAGCCACCGCATTCATCTACCAAAAAGCCCAATAGCCCCTGCTCCTGTGGACACAGTTACCGACGAGTTTGTGGCGGGCTAAGTTAAAGTTTAAAAGCCCATAATCGAACACTTCTGCAAGTGAATAATATGGCTAAGTCATCGGTTATCTCAGGCTTCTACAAGCTTACACCCAAACAGCGACTTGACCTCGTCGCGGACTTCGCAGGTTTATCCATGGAGGAAGTGGCGCTTCTCCAGCAGTCCTCATCGTTGCCTATTGAGGTGGCTGACCACATGGTGGAGAACCTCATCGGCGTCTTCCCTGAACCGATGGGTATCGCAGTGAATTTTCTAATAAACGGCAAAGACTACCTCGTTCCCATGGCGACCGAGGAGCCTAGCGTAATCGCCGCTGCCAGCTACGCAGCAAAGATGGTGCGGGACGGAGGAGGATTCAAAACGTCTTCGACTTCACCGGTGATGATTGGGCAAATCCAAGTTGTCAAACTCGAGGACCCCGAATCTGCGCAGATGAAAATTTTGACTTCGCACTTACAGATTCTCAAGAAAGCTAACGAGCAGGACCCGGTGCTTAACTCGTTTGGCGGCGGCGCAAAGGATCTGGGCGCCAAAGTCATTGATACACCAATGGGGCGCATGCTCATTGTCGAGTTATACGTTGACTGCCGCGACGCCATGGGCGCCAACGCCGTTAATACCATGTGCGAAGCCGTCGCGCCCCTCATCGAGGAACTCATAGGCGGCCAAGTCATTTTACGCATAATCTCCAACTTAGCCACACGGCGCCTCGCCAAAGCCACCTGCATTGTGCCCAAGGAAGCCGTGGGGGGAGCAGCAGTCGTGGACGGCATCGCTTACGCCAGCGCATTCGCGGTCGCTGATCCATACCGGGCCGCAACCCACAACAAAGGAGCCCTCAACGGCATATCAGCGGTGATTTTGGCGACGGGCAACGATCACCGTGCCATCGAAGCCGGGGCACACGCATACGCCGCACTTAGGGGACCCTACACCGCTTTTTCTACCTGGACCAAAAATGGCAGCGGCGACTTGGAAGGCACGATAGAGTTGCCTATGGCTGTGGGGCTTATCGGCGGCGCAGTAAAAACTCATCCTATCGCAAAAATCGCCATGAAAATCCTAAACGTTAAATCCGCCAACGAATTCGCTGAGGTGCTTGTCGCAGTGGGTTTAGCACAGAATCTTGCTGCACTCCGCGCGCTCTCCAGCGAGGGTATCCAGCGGGGGCACATGTCGCTTCATGCACGCAACATTGCGGTGAATGCAGGCGCAAAGGGCGAGCAGGTTGAGTTGGTTGCGGAGCGGATGGTAAAGGAACGCAAAGTCAGAGTGGATCGAGCTAAAGAGATACTTGACGAGTTAGCAAAAAAGTAGTTTTGCACTTTTTCTTTTTGTAATCCGCGAAAACGCAACAACGAGAGTCAACTCGCAAGTGCACCCAAATTCTAATTATGCCGCGAAAAGGTTCGTCAGTTCCGCCCGAGTTGTTCTTCGCCTAAACCTCTATGGCTTTCCAATATTTGCTTTTGCGCTGAAATTTCCCGCGTTTTTTTGGCAATTAACATTGCACTGTTTGCTTTCAAAACTATTTTGCGGAGATAACTCAGGGGTGTGTAGACTCTTGAATCATTAACGTAGTGTGGTATGATTTGAACCTCAAAACCCTTTTCGTTTAGTAAATGAGTTATCGCAGCCCAATCCAATTTCAAATGGACATCCGCTAATGAGTAATCAATCTGGGGCAAGTTGAGCCCATGAAATTTTTTGTAGACCGCGCTTGTCTGTTCATCGGTGAAGTAATACAGGCGCAAAATAAGTTTACCTGCTGCGTTAAGCGAACTATCAGCGTCGGGTTGTTCATGGTCAAAGTAAAGAATTCCCCCGGGCTTAACTAAGTCTGCAAGTTTTTCGATGGTTTTTAGGTAGTTGGGTAGGTGATGGATGACGGAGTAGCTTGTTACAAGATCAAAATCGCCTGCTATCTCTGCTTTGTCGATGTTCAAGTTTAATATCTCTAAGCGTTTGGTGTCTACCATATGGTGTTCTTTTTTCTTTAGTCTTTCACACATGTCAGGTGAGATATCTATTGCTGTCACTGAATATCCAATATTCAACAGTTTCTGTGTGATGTTCCCTGTGCCTGCGCCGAAGTCTAACGCCCTGAAATTAGGTTTTTCTATTTGCGAGGTCAAAATCCTCAACAGTTTGTGTAGCCTTTTTTGCTCGCTTCGGTTCCAAATTTCGTTGTGTATTAAATCATAATATTGGGCTTCTTTCTGATGAACAGCAATATTTCCTTTTATCACTGTTTCATAATCTAACAAAAATGCTGACTCCTTTTTTCAAATCACTCTGATAGAAGTGAATCTGCATTGCGCTTATATGCCTTTCCCCTCCGAGTGCCCGAGGCTCTTAGAAAGGCAAAGGCCCCGATGGAAACGGGGAAACCAAAAAACCGCATTCAGAGAACCCCCAAAAACAAGCCCAACAGTGGCGGCCTCAAAATGAATGCATGAGGGGTTATACTGGAAATCGCCTAACCCCCACCCGAATCAAAAGTAAAAAAGCCCCCAGCAACAGTGCCCCTGCCCTATACTATCAGATAAAGAAACGCAATGCAAACCAAAGAAGCAGCCGTTTCCAGCCGCCGTTTTGCCTATATATAGAGGGGGGGTAGAGCTGGTGGAGCAACAGTGTCTTAGGCAAGGTCTGGATTTGAGACAAAAGAACCCCGCCCCTAACGAAAGAAAAGTGGGGTGGATGCTGTGGTTACTCGAGGATTATTCGTGCATCGACGGTTTTGGCGCCCTGCGGATAGGCCATGATGGGGTTGAGGTCAAGTTCCTTGATTTCGGGGTGATCCATGACCAGCCGCGAGGTGTTGCAGAGAATCGCTACGAGCGCCTCTTGGTCTGCGGGGGCTGCGCCGCGGTAACCATTAAGCAGCGGGTAAGCTTTAAGCTGCGTGATCATTTCGCGGGCGTCCTGATCGGTGAGGGGTGCCACGCGGAAGTTAACGTCTTTTAGCAGCTCCACAAAGATGCCGCCGAGCCCAAACATGAGGGTCTGGCCAAACTGGGGATCCTTAACTGCCCCCACGATGACCTCTATGCCCTGCGGCGCCATCTCCGCCACCAAAACCCCCTCGATTCGCGCGTCAGCTTTGTATTTTTTGGCGTTTGCCAGAATTCTGCGGAAGCCCTCCTCCACTTCGGCGGCGGATTTGAGGTTAACTAGTACTCCTCCAGCGTCGGATTTGTGGATGATGTCCTGTGAAACAACCTTTAAAACAACGGGGTAACCGAACTTTTCAGCCTGCAAGGACGCTTCCCGCTCGGTGGTGGCGAGGCTGAACTTGTTAACTGAGATGCCATATTCGGCGCAGATGGTCTTAGCTTCAGTTTCCAAAAGCGCGTGTCTGCCTTCTTTTTTGGCTTGATTGATGATTTTTACAGTTTGATTCATGGATAGTCTCTGCCTGATTTTCAGTGTAGAGTGTGGTATGTGGGTTTTAAAACGGTTTCGCTGCCACAGACAAAAATCGCTGCAAGCTGAGCGTTCTGTCGTTGTGTATTTTTGTTGTACACTTGATCAATATGTTGTAGTGAGACATAATACTTAATAGGTTTTGCTTGATGAAATCAATACAGCCTAAATCAACAATCATCCATCATAAAAGGTCCAGGAAAAATAACCATGATAAAAAAAGCCCTAGCGATGACAGCAATACTCCTCATCGCCATATCAACATTTGTTAGCTTCAACCTAACCACAAACGCATTAACTGCAAACCCCACCACCCTCAAACTCTACGTCAGCCCAACAAGCGTACTCGCAGACAACACCACATATACCTGCATATTTGTCCAATTAACCGACCAAAGCGGAAATCCAACCCGAGCCCAACAAGACATCACAATCAGCCTCTCCTCGAGTGCCCCCGGCATAGGAACAGTAGACCCAACCATAACCATACCCATAAACGCAACCTATGCATCCGCCAATTTCTCCTCCACCTACCTCCCAGGGACCACAACAATCACAGCCACAGCGCCTAACTACGCAACCGTAACCTCAACCCTGACCACCATCGGACCCTACCCCTACAAGACAACCGTCTACGGGTTCCCAACTGTCCTGCCCGCCGACGAAGGAACATACGCTGCAGTAATGGTTCAGCTGCAGGATTCAAGCGGTTATCCTGCCCGTGCACCAAGCAATGTAACTGTATCGCTTTTCAGCTCAAACAACGTCACTGGCTCCGTGACTCCAACCATAACAATTCTTCAAGGTCAAACCTTTGCCATCGCAAACTTTACATCTACAAATTCGGTTGGAGAGACCAATATTACTGCAGTGGGACATGGATATGCTTCTACAAAGCAACTGTTTACGACAAAAGCCCTTGCACCTCCTCAAGCAGCACAGAAGCTCATGATTTTCAAGGGCCCCTCGCAAGTCCTCGCAGATAATAATGCGTATCCACAGGTCGCCGTCCAAATGCAGGACGATTTAGGAAACCCTGTAGCGCTGCCTTCAAACACAACGGTGACCATAGCATCAGCTGATAACCTGATAGCCACAATAGACGATGAAATAACGGTACTGGCTGGCTCCTCCTATGCCGTAGCCACGCTTAAAACAACCTATAGGGCTGGTGATATTACATTGACTGCGGCAACAAACGGATTAGAAGCCGCTACAGAATATTTGTCTGCAGTCGGCTATACTCCGTCAAAGCTAGTTGTCTTCTGTGCTCCATCAGGTTTGCCTGCGGATCTCTCTACTTACCCGGTGATTCAGGTTCAACTTCAAGATAACCAAGGCCGACCCGCCAGAAACCCCGATTCAAACACGACTCTTAAGCTGTTCTCTTCTGATCTAACCGTTGGGGACGTTGATTCATCAATCATGATTCCTTTCGGCCGTACACTTGCAAGGGGAAACTTTACTTTCACTAACAGCTCGGGCACCTCAACAATCACTGCTATGGGATCCAACTACTCCACAGGACAAGCCATCATAACAGGCTACATAATTGATTTCTTCCCAATGCAGGCAACCCTGACCGTTAACCCAAGTGCCATCAGCGCTGGCGGGCAAGTTGCAGTATCCGCCTATGTATCTGACGGCGATGAACCGGTAACTGAGGTCGAGGTGACCTTCTCATCCAATAACGGCGGAACCTTCACAGCGATACAGCAAGGCGAAGGATACTACAACACAACCTTTACGGCTCCAAACCTATCCCAAACAGGTACATGCACTGTAACGGTTGAGGCTTCTAAAATCGGATGGCTCGACAGCGAGGATTCCGCACAAATAACGGTTAACCCCATAGCTACTCCTACGCCGACGCCCTCTCCAACAGCGACGCCCTCCTCTACCCCCACGCCAACTCCAACTCCCGCCCTATCAGCAACCTCCTCTACCCCTACGCCTACTCCCCAACCATCCGCTGCCCCAACCAGTGACAGCCAGACGACATTGCAGTTATGCATTAAAGATATCGAGGGTAACCCCCTTAGTGGTGCAAGTGTTTCTTCGATAGCGCAGCCTGAAGGGGCAAAAACTTTGTCCGGTGTAACCAACAAGACCGGCTACGTCAGCTTTAAGGATGCTACCAACGGATCGTACACGTTTGAATTGACTAAGGCAGGCTTTGAACAGGCCAACCGAACGATCACTTTCAATGGTCGACTCTTAGCGTATACGCTCTATTTATCAAACGGTGTGTCCGACTCTAGCGTCACCAACCCTGGCGATAATACTCCGATTTTGGTGGTGGTCGTTGTGTTGGTGGTTGTGGTTGCGGTTGTGGCTGGCGTCCTTTTGGTGCGGCGACGTTGGGAGATAAAGTTAACTTCTTAGTTTCTTTTTTTGTTTTTTCTTTTTGTATTTTTGTTGTACATATTAACAATATTGTGTAGTGTGACATAATACTTAATAGTATTATTCCGTGAGTGAATACTGCGGGTCAAAAGATGCAAAAAAAACCAGCGAAAAAGTCCTTCAAAGAACCAATCAACAAAGCAATAGCCAAAATAGAACAAACACGCAACTCCCTAAACAAGAGACTAAAAATAAAAAGACCCAAAATCAAAACTTCAAACCCTATTAAAAAAATCAAACTTCCAAAAATCTCACTTCCAAAACTTGTCGTGACCCCCAAACAAAAAACGGAAACCGACAAGCCATCCAAATCAAAGTTTCCGAAAATTGGCTTCAGAAAGAAAACAAAAGAGCAGCAAACCACCATCCAACCTGTTCCACTTCTCCCCAAGAACGTAAAAATCGTCGATAAATATCCCCTTAACGAACCTTTCTCTCAGGTCGTCATCGTGCAGGACCCCAAAACGGGCGAGCACAAATACATCCTCGATGAACTCCAGTTGGACCCAATGGAACGAGGCATATACAACCGTATCCTCGAGATATTGTTGGCTGAAATCCAGTCTCCTAAGGAAGAAATCATGGATCCTCGAAAGTTCTTCGCTGAAGAAGCCAAAAAAATCGTGGATCAATACCGCATCAGCTTAGGTTGGCTGCCCGACGTTTCATGGTATAAGATTCTTTATCATGCAGAGCGGGATCTGGTCGGCTTTGGCAAGATCGATTCGTTGATGCGTGATCCTAACATAGAAGACATTAGCTGTGACGGTGTTAATAAGCCCGTTTACATCTGGCACCGCACGTTTGAAAGTATAGAAACAAACCTGCAGTTCGAAAGTGATGAGGACCTCGATAACCTAGTCGTAAAACTCGTCCACATGGCGGGCAAGCACGTTAGCAGCGCCTTCCCGATTGTGGATGCCTCTCTACCCGGCAAACACCGCCTCGCCATCGCCTACCGACGAGAAATCACCCCGTTCGGCACTGCCTTTACCATACGCAAATTCCGTGATGACCCCTACTCGATAATCGACCTCATCAACATCGGAACCTTCACCGAAGAAATGGCTGCTTACCTTTGGATTTGCCTCGAAAACCGCGCTTCCGTGATGGTTTTAGGTGGCACAGCTGCAGGAAAAACCACGGCGCTAAACGCCCTAGGATGCCTCATCAAGCCAGGCAGCAAAATCATGACTATCGAGGAAACTGCTGAACTCAACCTTTCCCATGAGAACTGGGTGTCGCTGATTGCGCGGCAGAGTTACGGTTTAGGCGGCAGTACGGTGGGTGAAGTGGCGCTTTTCGATTTGGTTAAAACTTGTATGCGGCATCGCCCCGACCTGATGATTGTGGGCGAGGTGCGTGGTCAGGAGGCTTATGTGCTGTTTCAGGCTTTGGCCACTGGTCACGGCGGCATGTGCACGATGCACGCTGAGAACGTGGAGTCAGCTGTGAAGCGTCTCACTCAGAAACCGATGGATATTTCACCTGCATATATTCCGCTGATGAACATAGTCATGTCGGTTCAGCGTGTACATCTCATTAAAAACGGCGAGAAACGTGCTTTCCGACGTGTCCTCGCAGTTAACGAGATCGTTGACTTCGAGAATTACGTCAACCCCTTCAAGTGGGACCCTATTAAAGATAAGCAAATTATCGATTTGGACTCGAGCTTTTTGTTTACAAGCATCTCTGAGCGGCTGGGTCTTAGCCGCGAACGGCTCTTAGAGGAGATGAAGCGTCGTAGTGATGTCTTGCGGTGGATGCGAGAGAAGAACATTCGCAGCTACAAGGAAGTTGCCACGATAATTGCTGAGTACTATGCGAGACCAGATGAGATACTCGCGAAGATAGCGCCTCCGGAAATGAACGTGGCTGTGGGATTGGAGGTTGAAACCATTGACGTTTCTAAGTAAGTACCAAACGCTGAGTTTCCGTCTCTTCGGTAGGTTTGCCCCCTATTTGCTTACGAAGGTGTTTTCTTCAACTAAGGGTGCGTTGGAGCGGGGCCGCGTCAGAATATACCCTGAAACCTACATATCCATGATGCTCTTTACGGCGCTGCTAAGTGTACCCGTCTCTGTTGCCGCTGCAGCTATTGCCGTTGTGTCTGGTGTGCTGCCCCTGCTTATCCTGACGATGCTGCCTCTCTTCGTCGTCGCCGGCTTTATGGTTGTGCCTCTCAACAACGCCAGCGATCGCTCCATCGGGTTGGAACGTGAATTGCCCTTTGCAGCCGCATATATCAGCATCATGTCCTCTGGAGGCATTGCACCCTATGACAGCTTCAAACGCCTTACCGAAATTAACCTGATGCCCGCCATGAGCCGTGAAGCCCGCGATGTGGTTAAAGACGTTGAAATCTTCGGTGTCGACCCTCTCTCTGCGCTGGAGACAGCGGCCAAAAAAACGCCCCTTGACCTTTTCAAGGATTTCTTAGGCGGCTACGCATCCACAGTCATCATCGGCGGCGACATAGGGCATTTCTTGGAGCGCAAAGCTGAAGATATTTTCAAAGCTCGTGCCCTGCGTGTCAAAGCTGCAGCTGAGCGGTTAGGCATGCTTCTTGAAACCTTCATCATCGTTGAGGTGATGATGTCTCTTTGCTTCTACATCCTTTTTGCCGTAAACAATCTCCAAACGGGCACAACCGCCACCGTAGCTTCCTCCTCCGACCTATCCCAATATTCGGGTATGCTGCTATACACCTTCATCTTCACACCTATGCTTTCAGCCATGTTCATCTATTTGGCCCATAGTATGCAGACCAAAACACCCCTCACTGATATGCGCCCCTACAAGGTCCTGGCGTTTAGCAGCGTAATCGCCATCTTCACGTTTGCTCTGTTAACCAACCTATTTGGTGCAGCGCAGCTTCCAGTAATCACTCAGCTGCAAGCCATAGGCATGGATTTGCCTGTTGCCACGGCGGTCTCAATGTTTATCTGCGCTGCTCCACCAGCCATCGTACATATTAAACTGTCAAAAACCAGATCAAGCATGGAGCAGGGCGTCGCAAGTTTCCTACGCGACCTTACGGAAGTGCGCAAGACAGGGCTCTCGCCGGAGAAATGCATCGAATCCCTCTCCAGACGCGACTACGGTTCCTTCAGCAAGGAGCTTAGGAAAATCAGCTCTGACATTTCAT is a window from the Candidatus Bathyarchaeota archaeon genome containing:
- a CDS encoding type II/IV secretion system ATPase subunit — protein: MTPKQKTETDKPSKSKFPKIGFRKKTKEQQTTIQPVPLLPKNVKIVDKYPLNEPFSQVVIVQDPKTGEHKYILDELQLDPMERGIYNRILEILLAEIQSPKEEIMDPRKFFAEEAKKIVDQYRISLGWLPDVSWYKILYHAERDLVGFGKIDSLMRDPNIEDISCDGVNKPVYIWHRTFESIETNLQFESDEDLDNLVVKLVHMAGKHVSSAFPIVDASLPGKHRLAIAYRREITPFGTAFTIRKFRDDPYSIIDLINIGTFTEEMAAYLWICLENRASVMVLGGTAAGKTTALNALGCLIKPGSKIMTIEETAELNLSHENWVSLIARQSYGLGGSTVGEVALFDLVKTCMRHRPDLMIVGEVRGQEAYVLFQALATGHGGMCTMHAENVESAVKRLTQKPMDISPAYIPLMNIVMSVQRVHLIKNGEKRAFRRVLAVNEIVDFENYVNPFKWDPIKDKQIIDLDSSFLFTSISERLGLSRERLLEEMKRRSDVLRWMREKNIRSYKEVATIIAEYYARPDEILAKIAPPEMNVAVGLEVETIDVSK
- a CDS encoding type II secretion system F family protein — encoded protein: MTFLSKYQTLSFRLFGRFAPYLLTKVFSSTKGALERGRVRIYPETYISMMLFTALLSVPVSVAAAAIAVVSGVLPLLILTMLPLFVVAGFMVVPLNNASDRSIGLERELPFAAAYISIMSSGGIAPYDSFKRLTEINLMPAMSREARDVVKDVEIFGVDPLSALETAAKKTPLDLFKDFLGGYASTVIIGGDIGHFLERKAEDIFKARALRVKAAAERLGMLLETFIIVEVMMSLCFYILFAVNNLQTGTTATVASSSDLSQYSGMLLYTFIFTPMLSAMFIYLAHSMQTKTPLTDMRPYKVLAFSSVIAIFTFALLTNLFGAAQLPVITQLQAIGMDLPVATAVSMFICAAPPAIVHIKLSKTRSSMEQGVASFLRDLTEVRKTGLSPEKCIESLSRRDYGSFSKELRKISSDISWGVPIKKVLNDFLHRTRSWLVQIVMFLLVETIDVGGGTIAMIDSLARFNNMTQEVEKEKKMSVRPYVMMPYLASILLVATTVMMMGLTTGISVPGVEAAGPDPLMETIFITSVIFHSFLIGVVAGKISDDSVASGLKHAAILVIIAVVAAKLIPQFIHLT
- a CDS encoding class I SAM-dependent methyltransferase encodes the protein MLDYETVIKGNIAVHQKEAQYYDLIHNEIWNRSEQKRLHKLLRILTSQIEKPNFRALDFGAGTGNITQKLLNIGYSVTAIDISPDMCERLKKKEHHMVDTKRLEILNLNIDKAEIAGDFDLVTSYSVIHHLPNYLKTIEKLADLVKPGGILYFDHEQPDADSSLNAAGKLILRLYYFTDEQTSAVYKKFHGLNLPQIDYSLADVHLKLDWAAITHLLNEKGFEVQIIPHYVNDSRVYTPLSYLRKIVLKANSAMLIAKKTREISAQKQILESHRGLGEEQLGRN
- a CDS encoding hydroxymethylglutaryl-CoA reductase, degradative — its product is MAKSSVISGFYKLTPKQRLDLVADFAGLSMEEVALLQQSSSLPIEVADHMVENLIGVFPEPMGIAVNFLINGKDYLVPMATEEPSVIAAASYAAKMVRDGGGFKTSSTSPVMIGQIQVVKLEDPESAQMKILTSHLQILKKANEQDPVLNSFGGGAKDLGAKVIDTPMGRMLIVELYVDCRDAMGANAVNTMCEAVAPLIEELIGGQVILRIISNLATRRLAKATCIVPKEAVGGAAVVDGIAYASAFAVADPYRAATHNKGALNGISAVILATGNDHRAIEAGAHAYAALRGPYTAFSTWTKNGSGDLEGTIELPMAVGLIGGAVKTHPIAKIAMKILNVKSANEFAEVLVAVGLAQNLAALRALSSEGIQRGHMSLHARNIAVNAGAKGEQVELVAERMVKERKVRVDRAKEILDELAKK
- a CDS encoding acetate--CoA ligase family protein, whose protein sequence is MNQTVKIINQAKKEGRHALLETEAKTICAEYGISVNKFSLATTEREASLQAEKFGYPVVLKVVSQDIIHKSDAGGVLVNLKSAAEVEEGFRRILANAKKYKADARIEGVLVAEMAPQGIEVIVGAVKDPQFGQTLMFGLGGIFVELLKDVNFRVAPLTDQDAREMITQLKAYPLLNGYRGAAPADQEALVAILCNTSRLVMDHPEIKELDLNPIMAYPQGAKTVDARIILE